The sequence below is a genomic window from Silene latifolia isolate original U9 population chromosome 7, ASM4854445v1, whole genome shotgun sequence.
aaactaCTCAAATTCTAGCCTATCCAGAGAGAGGAATGCAACGGGAGTCATTTTCAACACTTTAGTTGCATATGTAAGTTCTGTAACATAGCTTTTTCAATTTTCAGTTCCCTCTATTTTTCCAATCTGGTTAATGTTGATCTACTTGAAAACAATACAGCAGAACCTGTAGAGCTGTCTTAAATTCAAAAACCTCTGGCGCACGTTTGTCAATTGTTTGAGAAGATTAATTTTGTGCAGCAGTGCTGAATTACTGATTATCCGCTGCTAACTGTCAAAGTCAATGGTTGATCATTTCCATCGTTGCATTTATCCTTTTCAgtctccttttttctctttaaATAATTTGTTAATCCCTTTGATCCCCTGTTCCAGATAATGCTTTATCTGCTGAAGAACAACGTCTGTGGAACACAGTAAAAGCAAATTCATCAGATTTTAATGCATGGACTCAGCTAATTGAAGAGACAGAAAGGATGGCGCAGGTACTGTATGATGCTTTTCTAAGTGGGTTACATTTCACAACTCAATCCCATGTTCTTCTCTCGTAGGTTAATATGATAGATATGAACCTCTTTCTATTTTGCTGCAACAGACTGAACTCTGTATTACAACCGATGACTGATGGCTTGCACAAATAACACTGTCCCATAATTCTTACGTGCTCTACAGCCTGTTTGATTTTGTGTGGTAATTTGAACATACTGTTCTGGCTGAGCATAACATCGTGGTTTTCTTTGGaattattcattttaattgtaGCAGGGGGTTGTCAATTTTCCGAGGGAACATGAAATTCGTGATAATCTAAAACATTTCCACCTGTTCATGTCGATGTTGAAACATTTTCTTACCGTTTTGAGTTTTTTTGACAATATTTGACCTAAAAACAAACCGAGCTTTAGAGATCATTTGAGGGAAAAAGTAGGCAGCATCTGTTCTAAAGGACATTTTAGTTTGTAGAATGGAAGTTCTATTTCTTTGTAAATGTTGTAACTAAAGGACCTGTTATCCTCTTCCTCTGCTGCTCCTTCATTGCTTtgatttgtgttttttttttctttcgtaaaAAACCGAGTGTCAGAGACACATATGGGCGTATGACGTTAACAAAATTTGCTATTAGAATGGTCATAATGGTTTTGTTAAGCTTACCAACTCAGATGTTTTTTTTTAACTCAGTGATACATAGTTCTTTTTTCTTGTTTGCTGGCTGAGCAATTCTGTTATTATATAATCTTAtctactacaacaacaacaacaacaacatcagagccttaatcccaaaatgatttggggtcggctgacatgaatcatcctttcgaaccgtccatgggtgcacgcacgcctcaaaatgcgaataaaaaaagggaagataaaaaacaaaagggagaacgaaaatgtaatggaaagtcaaggtgaacttaggggttttaaaatcgaattccgtctttcttttataaaaacttaaaatttaaatcgagagaaaagattaaaacgatttttaaaaaccgaaatagagttaaggatccggaatgaaccaggtagaatctataagaaagtggttgttgaaaaagtgtgtaataaaggggagaaaaataaataaattaatttctttaaattaaataaataaataaaagcactaaaaatcaaaaaaaacatcaaatactaaaaatccacatgtatcctttccctccattgtgccctctccgtcaccatactctcctcaagcccagGAACTCTCATAtcatgctctatcactctcaaccatgtctctGTCTCTTGCCTTCTTcctgcctctagggacctttttctGCTTCTCCAAGTCTCCGGCCTCCTAATCAAAaggcgtccataggtctccttctcacatggccaaaccatcttagtcggttttccatcatcttgtcctctattggcgccactttaaccttttccctaatcacctcattccttaaccgatctttccttgtatgtccgcacatccacctcaacatgcgcatctccgccacactcatcttttgaatgtggcAATGTTTCACGCCCAACACTCGGAGTCGTAAAGTAGGGcagcctaattgccgtgcgataaaattttccctttaatctttggggcatatctttatcgcatagaaaccccgaagcactcttccatttcaaccatcccgctttaattccgtgagccacatctccgtctaactccccatctttttgaataatagatcctagatatccgaagaaatccgaaccctcaacaacattcccatcgaaaataatactccccgcctctgtcgatctcaaccccgccaccttagtgaattgacacctcaaatactcggtcttactcccgctcggctgaacccacgagtctctaaagtccgctccacaattccaactttctctcgaccccctcttttgtctcatcaatcaacacaatatcgtcagcaaacatcatacaccaagggatgtcgtcctgaatatcccttgtcaactcatccataactatagcaaagagaaaaggactaagtgcggaaccttgatgcaccccgatggtaataggaaattcttccgttctcccaacattagtgcgaacacttgcactagccccctcatacatgtcctttatgaggtcaatatattttcgcgacacaccctttctcgccaaagcccaccaaagtacttctcttggtaccctatcatatgccttttccaagtcaataaaaaccatatgcaaatccttcttcttgtcccgatggtattccatcaattgtctcatgataaaaatcgcatccatagtcgatctcccgggcataaatccaaattggttttccgagatgtctacatatctcctaagcctttgctcgattacccgctcccataacttcattgtatgactcataagtttaattccccgataattggaacactcttggacatcacctttgttcttgtacaaagggacaagagtgcttttcctccaagccgatggcatcttgttgctcctccaaatcttgttgaagagcatggttacccattcaatccctctctccccgaagcacctccaaacttctatgggtataccatccggtccctctgctttctttgaccccatcttccttaacgcctttctaacttcactcttttgtattctacgcacaaattcccggttaaccatgcttggtgttacctctacatccccaaaaccttgttcctgatgtccattgaataaattatcaaagtaagaactccatctagcctttatctcGTTATCCGAACCGtaaccttgtcgtccatatctttcacacacctaactctcccaatatctctcgtctttcggtctcttatgcgagccagtttatagatatccttctctccttctctcgtgtccaacctggcatacacatcttggttaacttttgccctcgcatcccgtacggcctttttagcggctcgtctagcttccttgtacttttcaaagttctcatcactcatgcatttccccaaaaccttatagcattcacgtttagtctttatcgcttgtctcaccacatcgttccaccaagatgtgtccttacttgatggtctattccctttagattcccctaatACCTCCCTCGCCAActcctttacaacatgctccaatttatcccacgttgcatcaatatctttctcctcacAATCTTATCTACTCAGATGTTTTTTTTACTCAGTGATACATCTTTTTTTTGTTTGCTGGCTGAGCAATTCTGTTATTatataatcttatttgtttcCTCTTTATCTCTGTTTCTATGCAGGATGTTATATTGAAGATCAGAAAGGTTTATGATGCCTTTTTAGCTGAATTTCCCTTGTGTTATGGTTATTGGAAGAAGTATGCTGATCATGAAGCACGTTTTGGAGCTATTGATAAAGTTGTGGAGGTGTATGAACGAGCAGTTCTGGGAGTCACATATTCAGTGGACATCTGGTTGCACTATTGCTCGTTTGCTATTAGCACATACGGGGATCCTGATACTATAAGAAGGTAATTTCTCACAAGTGCGTGATGAGTTCTGTAGGGCTTATTTTCATATTCTGGTTCATGGTACTTTCTCCTCTTAACTTATTTTTGATGTGGCTTGAAGTAGGAGTCCTGAACAGTGAATGCTCATGTGTGGTGGTTAATTGTTAGTGGCTGTTGCACTTCAGAAATTTTTAGTTCTCATGAGCAAACTTAGAACAATTTGATGGTTTTTGTCATAGTCTCGACCTTCATCATAAGATTCCCTTCAACTTTCTAGTCCACACAATTCGTTATCTATTGTTTTTTTTGTTAGAAATCTTTGGTGAGCACATTTTCAAAATGCTGTTGTTTTGTGGACCGAAGGGCTTAAGAGTAGATGAGCTGTATGACTGCTCTATGTCACAGTAGTGCGTCTGTCTGCCACTCTGCCTGGGAAGGTAAACACTGCATACTGGAGCTCTAGTTTGGAAATGTCATGTGGTCTTACCATGCTCTCCTCTTGGTATCTACACTAGGTCTATTGTTTCTAAGAAGGCCCTCTTGGGCATCATCTGCGTATCTAGGTGTCGGTTTCATTCCGTTTTGGTTTTGCAGGTTATTTGAGCGGTCATTGGATTACGTTGGAACAGATTACCTATCGTACACTCTTTGGGACAAGTACATTGAGTATGAGTATTCACAACAGGATTGGGGACGTCTCGCTATGATATATACTAGGATCTTGGAGAACCCAATTCAGCAGTTGGACCGATATTTTACTAGGTGAgtttaaacccttttatttcagtttttatGTCAAGAAAATTGTATGCTTTTTTGTTATCTTGTGCTAAAAAGATGGGCTTGTATATAGAGTCTTGTTGCTTAAGACATTTTAACTAAGTACTAGATCTTAGCTTGCCACTTCTTTTGGGAGGGAAGAGGAAAATTCTAGTCCTTAATAAAGTGGCCATGCTATCATGCATCCTTTTTCTGCATAATGTTATGTTGATGTCCATGACTCCATGAGTATGCATTGTATTATCACAAACAATTGCCagtactttttttttgttttgttcggGGGTGCCGGGTGGGTGTGGGATTCAGTTCTGTTGCACACTTGTATCATTGGTGGATTTTATAAACATAAGCAAGCAATTGGTCTCAGTTTAGGCACGTGAGAATTGAGATCATTGACTGGTGTATGATTCATAAATCGTTGAATGAGCAATCTTCCATGCAATTTAGGGCCTTTGGCTATTATAATACATAAGTCGTCATATGTGTTTGTGATTGATTTTACTCCTATTGTTATTTTACAGCTTCAAGCAATTAGCTGTAACCCAGCCTTTGGCACAACTGAGGACGACTGATGAAACAGCAGCAGTGACAGCAGGTGCAGCTTCTTTCGATTCTAATGCAGACGGTCAAGCATCCGAAGAGGTTCATTCCGATGCACCGGAAGAATCTTCTAAACCCATACATGATGGCCCAATGGAAGCAGAGGAATTGGATAAGTATATCGCAGTTAGGGAAGAGTTGTTTAAGAAAGCTATGGAGTTTGATTCTAAGATAAGTGGTTTTGAAACAGCTATTAGAAGGCCATACTTTCACGTCCGACCTTTGAATGATGCTGAGCTAGAAAACTGGCATAACTATCTGGATTTCATCGAGAGAAATGAAGACTTCAACAAGGTATCTGCCTTGTTCCATGTTTTATATGTCAATTCTTACCTTCTAGATCTTTAGCTTTCCTCCTTAATGTATTGACTTACAGTTAAGTAATATCTGCTGCACCATATGCTCTTTTGGGTAAACCGTCCGATGAAGCAACTTTTATAAAGGGATAGTGTACTGAGACTAAAGCATGGGCATTCAATATGGTTTCTTTGAGGCTAAGTACTTCAAACCCTCATTGTGAGTCGATGTTCTGGGTTCATGAATCATGATGCGTTGTGTGATTTTTCTTTTAAACTCCAATGTTATGCATGCAGGTATCTTCTTATCCTAACCATGTATCTGTCAGGCAAGGAGGGTCCCTCCTTTGATATGAGGGGCCTCCCTGCTTCCACCAATGGAGTACTTCTTATGCGCATCTCCCTCTTGATTCTATATTTCTACTTTATTGATTTCTTCTGAATATTCTTATAATAATTGGTGCCATTCTTTGCGAGTCAGATTGTCAAGCTGTATGAAAGATGTCTTATAGCATGTGCAAACTATCCCGAGTTTTGGACAAGATACGTTCTATGCATGGAAGGAAGTGGCAGTGTTGATCTTGCAGACAATGCTCTTGCTCGTGCTACACAAGTATTCGTTAAGGTAGGTCCACCTACCTTTTTTCGTCTTAGGTATTTAGCGCCGGAAGTATTTGGAATCTAGTATTTATGAGGGATCAAATATCTGTCATTTTACAAATTCCTAAGTTCTAACTGGTTTAACTTTTGAATCTCGCTGTTTTTCTATACGTGTTTTTGCTTGACTCCTGAAAATGTTTGGTTAGAAATTTTAGAGGGCATGTATTGTTAAATGTGAGATTCCTCGTCATCAGCTATATGTTTCTTTTTATCAAATGATTGGTACTCCCTCCATGCCGTCTTATAAGTCATTTTACGGTGATGCATAAATGAAAATCATCGAGAATCTAACAATCTTAGTTAAGTGTAATAGTTAGACCTTGAAAACTGAAAaagaaaattaatatttttatccAGTGTTATTGTAAGTTTGTAACCATACGCTCTACTTTGATTGGTGAAATGTTGCATGAGAATTTGCAATTGGCGAGAGAAATTCATTGCGAATGTTAACGACAAAAAAGGCAATTAAAAACATTTTTTTATGGAATGGCTTAAATAACGAAACAAAGAGAATATAATTTTAGAAGCCATATTGCCTGCTTAACATGTTAATCAAAGGACTATATCAGAATAATATGGTGTGGGATTAACGGTTATGTCAAGCTGGTGTTTATAGTAGCAGCTATGTGGTTCATATTCTCAACGAGTTCGTATTGTTTGGTAGGTTTCATTATGGAGCCAAAGACTCGGTCTTCTTTGATTTTGGAATGTGATAAGAGTAGATGAAAACATATCATTGATTTATCTGAACTTCTTATAGTGTGAAGTATTGTTTGGCCAATGAATTTTCTGCCTTAGGTGTCATTATTTGTCATCTGGAAACCACCTCTAACACAAGGTGTGGCTGCATATCTGACCCCTTTACTCCGCTATAGACAAGAGCCTTGGAGGCATTGTATGGTCGTTTTTTGTTGCATTGTTTTGTATATTTGAGTGGAGATGAAATCTTAATGATTTTGCTGATCATTTTTCTAATTTTAGACAATGTTAGTTCACCTGATAGTGAAGGTTCATGAGTTAAGGGTTCATTTATCTTGTTCTTTTTCTTGTGGCAGAGGCAACCTGAGATGCATCTTTTTGCTGCTCTGATAAAAGAGCAGCGTGGTGACATACCTGGTGCTCGAGCTGCCTTTCAACTGGTGCATACTGAGATTTCTCCTGGGCTTTTGGAGGCCATCATTGATCATGCAAATATGGAAAGGCGGCTGGTAATAGTTTTATCATGGTGTTTATTTTATCACTCATAATTATGATCAACGTGCTTGGTCTTCTAATTAGCGTATGGCCATTGTATTTCAGGGAAATATGGAGGAAGCGTTTTCTTTATATGAGCAAGCAATTGCCATTGAGAAAGGCAAAGAACATTCACAAACTTTACCAATGCTATTTGCTCAGTACTCTCGATTTGTATATTTGGTATGTTGCATATCTTCTATAGTTCCTTCTTAAATTTTAGTTGCATATGTGTTTGTTGGTTAAGCTTGACTAGGAAAATAGTTATTTTTTCTAGGCATTTGGTGGATATAAATCTAGAATCTCTATGGTATATCCATGTTAGTATTATGCTAAAACCTCCTGACTATCAACTTCATTTTCTTAGGCACATGGAAATGCTGAGAAAGCTCGGGATATTCTTACTCAGGCAGTTGATCATATCCAACTTTCAAAGCCACTTCTGGAGGTAGTTGTTCTTCAAAGCATTTGTCATAGAAAATTATCAGTGAGTCAGTGGACGTGAGAAATAGAAGTTAAACAATAGCTTGTGAATTTAGACTGATGATGTCATGATATTGGAACCGAAAGGACTGACTGATGATTCAGATGAGTCATTTTTTTTATATTGCTTCCGAAATGAGTTGTTCTAATTTTATATCATGCAGGCTTTGATCCATCTAGAATCTATCCAGTCACTTCCAAAGCGAATTGATTATGTGGAGTCTTTGGTTGAAAAGTATCTTTCGGTAGCTGACAACTCTGATGCTACAAATGTGCAAGAAAAAGAGGATTTGTCAAGCATTTATTTGGAGGTATTTACTGAATTTTTTGTTTATATGCCTTGGTAAAAAAAATACGGTAATTACTTATTTTGGTTGTCAGTTTGACATGAATGCTGGCATTGGAACGGCTTCACTACTTTTACCATCTGTGCATGTTAAGCCTTTTCTATATTCTCATTCAATCATGTTTGTTTTGCTCCATCTCTGAGAAGTAGAGCACTAAAATTTGTTTGAATCGTGTATGAGTAGTGCCCCTCACAAGCCACAACTGGCGAAGTTTGGAAATTTGTATTTCCAACATCGTTCCTATAACCTTCACTTGTTAGGAGCAATATCACCTTTTGTGCTTAAGTACATATTTATTCAGCTTTGAGGTAAATCTCTCATATCCACATAAATGCTTCCAGAACCTGTTCTGAATTTCAAAGTGCCTCGTTTAATTAATGATACAGAAGTCAATTCCTCTTCACATGTTCAATGAAATGAACTCAGATTTTGTAAATCAATTTGCAGTTTCTCGATCTTTTTGGTGACATAAAATCCATAAAGAAAGCCAAGGATCGACATGTTAGGCTGTTTTCACGCCACAGGAGCTCATCGGAGTCAAGGAAGCGTCAAGCTGATGACTTCTTATCTTCAGACAAAGCAAAGCTTGGAAAATCCTACACAGAAGTTCCATCAACTGCCACACCTGGAGGAGCGTATCCGGCAACTCAAAATCAATGGCCATCTGGCTATGCTGCGCAGCCTCAATCTTGGCCACAAGGTGCTCAGGCCCAAGGACAACCATATAACCCGGCCTATCCACAACAGGTATGCCCTCATCTCTACTTCTACTCTAAGTCAATGGTTGTCTGTACATCATGACTCATACGGTTTTATAAATATCTATCAGCCTACATATGCGGGATACTATGGAAACAACTATGCTCCTCAACAATTGGCTGCTGCACCAGTACCTCAAACTGCTGCTTATGGTGCCTACCCTTCGACGTATCCAGCACAGGTATTGTAATTGTAGGTTTTGGTGTGGTTTTAATGTGTGCATAATTATAGAAGTTTGAAATGGAAACTTGAAACCATGCACTTTTGCTCTCTGTTCTTTTGAAAATGTTCTctaattttttattttctttgcCTTTTGTTGTCAAATGTCACTGCCTAAAATTCTCTACCATTTATAACGTCCTTTCATTATGCCTATACCTCCTATCGTATAAGGGTTACTTAGTTTGGAGTTACTCTGTTGTTTACTATAGGAGTTTAGGGCCCATAGCTCAAGGCGAATTGGACAAGGTCATACACACGACACATACATGTATCTGTAATTGTGTACCTGATCTTCCATCTAATTGCCTGACATTTCTACTAAAAAAGAGACCAGAGTGAAGCATAGTGTGCTATTTCTCCATCTCAATTCTCAACCCTTGATTTCAGTCATCTCTTCAACTTCAGCCTTAGGTCTATCTTCTTCTAAAAAAATCTCTTCAGTTTAAATCATTATATTTGGTATATGAACTACAGAAAAACGATATCTTTTGTGTACTATGTACCCTACTCTCCGTAGTCATGTCCATATATTAAGATAATCACGTCATAAGAGTTCAGTCATGGTCTATGTTGCTAAGAGACTCGGGTACGGGTTTTGGACATTGTTGTATATCTAAGTGTCGGACTGTATAACTCTGAAATACACAGGCTTGTTACTTTATTCTATTTCTGAATTGTTGTAATGGAGAGTGTCGGGTAAGGGACCTCATACTCATATTCTAGGGTGTTGTATCTGATATGATTTTGGGCCTAAATGTAAAGTGTCGACTTAACATAGGTTATGGTGAGCCAGACACTAGTTGACAATTTGACATAGACACGTCTGGCTTTCATACCTAATCCAAGgaactaagggggtgtttggttgagtCTTTTGG
It includes:
- the LOC141592032 gene encoding pre-mRNA-processing factor 39-1-like isoform X1, translated to MGESETVVAQTSTVVGYTSDNHTEDHMNVNTSTSETAAVTTTSSVIALGSPDAVHAATDPNVVNSIVYPSSTAQDASFPSAEETGPIEVANQSTAEGQSMSMGLNQMDVYNASANGTVTTDANGNLTSPHEVEVATATQHDDGADNALSAEEQRLWNTVKANSSDFNAWTQLIEETERMAQDVILKIRKVYDAFLAEFPLCYGYWKKYADHEARFGAIDKVVEVYERAVLGVTYSVDIWLHYCSFAISTYGDPDTIRRLFERSLDYVGTDYLSYTLWDKYIEYEYSQQDWGRLAMIYTRILENPIQQLDRYFTSFKQLAVTQPLAQLRTTDETAAVTAGAASFDSNADGQASEEVHSDAPEESSKPIHDGPMEAEELDKYIAVREELFKKAMEFDSKISGFETAIRRPYFHVRPLNDAELENWHNYLDFIERNEDFNKIVKLYERCLIACANYPEFWTRYVLCMEGSGSVDLADNALARATQVFVKRQPEMHLFAALIKEQRGDIPGARAAFQLVHTEISPGLLEAIIDHANMERRLGNMEEAFSLYEQAIAIEKGKEHSQTLPMLFAQYSRFVYLAHGNAEKARDILTQAVDHIQLSKPLLEALIHLESIQSLPKRIDYVESLVEKYLSVADNSDATNVQEKEDLSSIYLEFLDLFGDIKSIKKAKDRHVRLFSRHRSSSESRKRQADDFLSSDKAKLGKSYTEVPSTATPGGAYPATQNQWPSGYAAQPQSWPQGAQAQGQPYNPAYPQQPTYAGYYGNNYAPQQLAAAPVPQTAAYGAYPSTYPAQAYPQQTYVAPATAPAPAAPAAQQPAAPPQGYYGNYY
- the LOC141592032 gene encoding pre-mRNA-processing factor 39-1-like isoform X2 — translated: MAQDVILKIRKVYDAFLAEFPLCYGYWKKYADHEARFGAIDKVVEVYERAVLGVTYSVDIWLHYCSFAISTYGDPDTIRRLFERSLDYVGTDYLSYTLWDKYIEYEYSQQDWGRLAMIYTRILENPIQQLDRYFTSFKQLAVTQPLAQLRTTDETAAVTAGAASFDSNADGQASEEVHSDAPEESSKPIHDGPMEAEELDKYIAVREELFKKAMEFDSKISGFETAIRRPYFHVRPLNDAELENWHNYLDFIERNEDFNKIVKLYERCLIACANYPEFWTRYVLCMEGSGSVDLADNALARATQVFVKRQPEMHLFAALIKEQRGDIPGARAAFQLVHTEISPGLLEAIIDHANMERRLGNMEEAFSLYEQAIAIEKGKEHSQTLPMLFAQYSRFVYLAHGNAEKARDILTQAVDHIQLSKPLLEALIHLESIQSLPKRIDYVESLVEKYLSVADNSDATNVQEKEDLSSIYLEFLDLFGDIKSIKKAKDRHVRLFSRHRSSSESRKRQADDFLSSDKAKLGKSYTEVPSTATPGGAYPATQNQWPSGYAAQPQSWPQGAQAQGQPYNPAYPQQPTYAGYYGNNYAPQQLAAAPVPQTAAYGAYPSTYPAQAYPQQTYVAPATAPAPAAPAAQQPAAPPQGYYGNYY